Proteins co-encoded in one Lacerta agilis isolate rLacAgi1 chromosome 6, rLacAgi1.pri, whole genome shotgun sequence genomic window:
- the MC3R gene encoding melanocortin receptor 3, giving the protein MNATVRWALTFQPVLVNATEELNDSVLLGSRSDNGFCEKVFIKAEVFLTLGIISLLENILVILAVIKNGNLHSPMYFFLCSLAAADILVSMSNALETIMIAILSNGYLIMEDRFIQHMDNVFDSMICISLVASICNLLVIAIDRYITIFYALRYHSIMTVKKALALIGLIWVTCIFCGIMFIVYYESKTVIVCLITMFFTMLFLMASLYVHMFLFARLHVKRIAALPVDGAPHQRTCMKGAVTITILLGVFVVCWAPFFLHLILIISCPTNPHCVCYTSHFNTYLVLIMCNSVIDPLIYAFRSLEMRKTFKEIVCCCYGMSSGQCML; this is encoded by the coding sequence ATGAACGCGACGGTACGCTGGGCTCTAACTTTTCAGCCTGTGTTGGTTAATGCCACTGAAGAGCTCAACGATTCGGTCCTTCTCGGCAGCAGGAGCGACAATGGATTCTGCGAAAAGGTGTTCATTAAAGCCGAGGTCTTCTTGACCCTGGGGATCATTAGCCTTCTGGAGAACATCCTCGTCATCCTTGCCGTGATCAAAAACGGCAACCTGCATTCCCCCATGTACTTTTTCCTCTGTAGCCTGGCTGCAGCAGACATACTGGTGAGTATGTCCAATGCCCTGGAAACCATCATGATTGCCATCCTGAGCAATGGCTATCTCATCATGGAGGACCGCTTCATCCAACACATGGACAATGTCTTTGACTCAATGATCTGCATCTCTTTGGTTGCCTCCATATGCAACCTTTTGGTCATAGCCATCGACAGGTACATTACCATTTTCTATGCGCTCCGCTACCACAGCATCATGACCGTGAAGAAAGCCCTGGCTCTCATCGGGCTCATCTGGGTCACGTGCATCTTTTGCGGCATCATGTTCATTGTCTACTACGAGAGCAAAACTGTCATTGTTTGCCTCATCACCATGTTCTTCACCATGCTTTTCCTCATGGCCTCTCTGTACGTCCACATGTTTCTGTTTGCGCGCCTGCACGTCAAGCGCATCGCAGCCCTCCCAGTGGACGGAGCCCCCCACCAGCGTACTTGTATGAAAGGGGCGGTCACAATCACTATTCTCCTCGGGGTCTTTGTTGTCTGCTGGGCTCCTTTCTTCCTTCATCTCATTCTGATCATCTCCTGCCCAACCAACCCACACTGTGTTTGCTACACCTCACATTTCAACACATACCTGGTCCTTATCATGTGCAACTCAGTCATCGATCCACTCATTTATGCCTTCCGGAGCCTGGAGATGCGAAAAACATTCAAGGAAATAGTTTGCTGCTGTTACGGCATGAGCTCAGGACAGTGCATGCTCTGA